GATGTTCTGATTGAAGTTCACGATGAAGCAGAGCTAGAAACCGCACTTAAAATGCGTTCCAAAATGGTTGGGGTTAATAATAGAAACCTCAAAACTATGGAAATCTCATTACAAAATAGCATAAATCTAGCCAAAAAAATTTCAGATGATTATATCAAAGTTTGTGAGAGCGGAATTTACACAAGTGATGATATAAACCTTATGATGCAACACGGCTATTACGCCTTCTTAGTTGGCGAAAGCCTAATGAGGCAGGAGGATATCGAAGGTGCGGTTAGAAAGCTGATTGATTAAAATCTGTAATTGCTCTATTAAAATTTCCAAAATTAAAATTTTTGAAAAATGACAGATTTTTTTGAAGTAGCTGGAAGAAAATTCAAATCTCGTTTGCTAGTTGGCACTGGCAAATATAAATCCCTGCAGGAAAACGCTGAAGCCGTTATTGCAAGCGGAGCTGAGATTGTAACCGTTGCGGTTAGAAGGGTGAATATTCATGAGAAAAACCAGCCAATGTTGCAAGATTTTATTGACCCTAAAAAATATACTTATCTGCCGAATACAGCAGGTTGTTTTACAACTGAAGATGCGGTTAGAACTCTCCGTTTAGCTCGTGAAGTTGGTGGCTGGAATTTAGTAAAATTAGAGGTTCTAGCGGATCAAAAAACTCTCTACCCAAATGTAGTTGAAACCCTCAAAGCCGCAGAAATTCTTGTTAAAGATGGGTTTGATGTTATGGCTTATACCTCTGATGACCCAATAATTGCCAAACTTTTAGAAGAAGCTGGTTGCTGTGCCATAATGCCACTTGGCGCGCCGATTGGCAGCGGGCTTGGCATTCAAAACCCTCTCAATATCAAATTTATAATTGAGCAATCTAAAGTGCCGGTTTTAGTTGATGCAGGCGTTGGCGTGCCTTCTGAGGCCGCTCAAGCAATGGAAATGGGCTGTGATGCAGTGCTTGTAAATACTGCAATTGCTGAAGCTAAAAACCCAATTTTAATGGCAGAAGCTATGAAACTTGCGGTAGAATCTGGCAGAAAAGCATTCTTAGCTGGCAGAATGAAACGCAAAGATTTCGGCGATGCCTCCTCACCAACAACAGGATTGATAAATAAAAAAATAGCTTAAACTTATGTCATCATCATTAAAAATTGCAATTGCGGGGCTTGGAACGGTTGGCTCTGGCGTTATGAAAATCCTAGCTGATAAGCAGGAAATTCTTCACAAAAAAACTGGCAAGAAAATTGAAATTATCGCAGTTTCTGCTCGTGATAAAAATAAAGCTCGTGATATAAATCTTAGTCATATTAAATGGTGCGATAACGCCCTTGAACTCGCTGAAATACCTGAAGCTGAAGCGATTATTGAGTTAATTGGTGGTG
The genomic region above belongs to Rickettsiales bacterium and contains:
- a CDS encoding thiazole synthase, with protein sequence MTDFFEVAGRKFKSRLLVGTGKYKSLQENAEAVIASGAEIVTVAVRRVNIHEKNQPMLQDFIDPKKYTYLPNTAGCFTTEDAVRTLRLAREVGGWNLVKLEVLADQKTLYPNVVETLKAAEILVKDGFDVMAYTSDDPIIAKLLEEAGCCAIMPLGAPIGSGLGIQNPLNIKFIIEQSKVPVLVDAGVGVPSEAAQAMEMGCDAVLVNTAIAEAKNPILMAEAMKLAVESGRKAFLAGRMKRKDFGDASSPTTGLINKKIA